A window of Magnolia sinica isolate HGM2019 chromosome 13, MsV1, whole genome shotgun sequence genomic DNA:
TCATTTCCATGTTCCCTTCATGTGGCCTGCTTAACTTGAATGCCCAACCCAGTGTCCATGTAATTCATCAAAAGCtccaagaaatgaagaaaaatgccgTTCTCAATCGATCTTCCACGTCTTACCATGATTCAGAATCTCATTTTCTCGGGATGGGTTCGAAAACCCACTTCAAAAATCCAGTAATGAAAGCAGAAGAGGTGGATTTTTCCACTGAAAAGCTTTCAGGGACTCCGGAAGAGAGGCCTCATATTGATGTAAAGGAGTTCCTGCAGCAGTTGGGTTTACTGAAAGAAGTGAATGTATCACAAGGCAGCGATGCATCATTGCCAGAATCTTTCTGGGAGAATGATGGCCTGACCACAGAGATGGAAGGTTTCGATCCGCAGAGTTTTGATTGGGATGCATTGGATATCTGGGGCCCACCGGATCGGGAGGGAGCTGAATCCAGTGGCTTGCAGGTTGATGATACAAATGAAGATTTGAGTTTGCCTGCTTCTCTTTGGGATCTCTGAAATGTCAGTTATTTTTGTTAGATTGCAAATCAACTGCAGTGGAAATGTCTGGGCTTTCATGTTAGTAGGATTTCCCATTTTTGTTTTGCAAGATCATGCAAGAAATGTATCACATTTTCCATGACAGAACGCTGAAAGTGATCCCAGAGATTGATTTGTTATACCTGGCCACTTGATGGGCCGCGCACATCATTGGATAAAAATCTCTTCGATGGGATGATTGTACCTGTCCCTTCAAATG
This region includes:
- the LOC131224018 gene encoding dehydration-responsive element-binding protein 2F, with the protein product MENSTKPPFKPWKKGPPRGKGGPQNASCEYRGVRQRTWGKWVAEIREPKKRKRLWLGSYATAKEAAMAYDDAAIRLYGPDAYLNLPHLRSTFQSMNKPQKFKWFPSQNFISMFPSCGLLNLNAQPSVHVIHQKLQEMKKNAVLNRSSTSYHDSESHFLGMGSKTHFKNPVMKAEEVDFSTEKLSGTPEERPHIDVKEFLQQLGLLKEVNVSQGSDASLPESFWENDGLTTEMEGFDPQSFDWDALDIWGPPDREGAESSGLQVDDTNEDLSLPASLWDL